In Euphorbia lathyris chromosome 9, ddEupLath1.1, whole genome shotgun sequence, the following are encoded in one genomic region:
- the LOC136205844 gene encoding ankyrin repeat-containing protein At5g02620-like — protein sequence MEVPARQTSFRQRTMTKQLTRKREDTPFHMAAREGSLEMILEMVAASADEAELKELISKQNQSGETALYVAAESGDVDLVKEMIKFSDISLAGVKARNGYDAFHIAAKLGHLETVRVLMEANPELAMTFDSSNTTPLHSAASQGHVEVVKFLLERSSSNLVSIAKSNSKTALHSAARNGHLEILKAILSKEPGIATRMDRKGQTALHMAVKGQNVEVVIELTMSDPSLINMADSKGNTALHIAARKGRVQIVRQLVEHKGLDKLAVNRSGETAFDTAEKSGQSETASVLAELGVLSAKLLKLTTKNTARELKQTVSDIKHEVHDQIYTTRQTRKSVQGIAKRLNKMHTEGLNNAINSTTVVAVLIATVAFAAIFQVPGQFADKPDQLAPGQSAGQAKVASKPEFVIFVIFDSIALFISLAVVVVQTSVVVIEREAKEKLMSVINKLMWLACVLISVAFLALSFVVVGSNERWLAIWISVIGSGIMATTIGTMFYWVLVRKIEGSKLRSFRRSLSRSPSGSMPAMAEPEVLENEYKVYAI from the exons ATGGAAGTTCCGGCGAGGCAGACAAGTTTCCGGCAGAGGACCATGACAAAGCAGCTGACGAGGAAAAGAGAAGATACGCCTTTCCATATGGCGGCGAGGGAGGGAAGTTTGGAAATGATTTTGGAGATGGTAGCAGCTTCTGCTGATGAAGCAGAATTGAAGGAATTAATTTCAAAGCAAAATCAATCAGGCGAAACTGCTCTTTATGTGGCTGCAGAGTCTGGTGATGTTGATTTGGTGAAGGAGATGATCAAGTTTTCTGATATCAGTTTGGCTGGAGTCAAAGCAAGGAACGGCTATGATGCATTTCACATTGCTGCCAAGCTAGGCCATTTGG AAACAGTAAGAGTTCTTATGGAGGCCAATCCTGAACTGGCTATGACTTTTGATTCTTCAAATACGACACCATTGCACTCTGCAGCATCACAGGGACATGTTGAAGTGGTCAAATTTTTGTTGGAGAGAAGTAGCAGCAATCTTGTTAGCATAGCAAAAAGCAATTCTAAAACTGCCTTACATTCTGCTGCAAGAAATGGGCATTTAGAGATACTCAAGGCTATTTTGAGTAAAGAACCTGGAATTGCGACAAGGATGGATAGAAAAGGCCAAACAGCTCTCCATATGGCTGTTAAAGGGCAGAATGTCGAGGTTGTAATTGAACTTACTATGTCTGATCCTTCTTTGATTAACATGGCTGATTCCAAGGGCAATACTGCTTTGCATATTGCAGCCCGGAAGGGCCGGGTTCAG ATTGTGAGGCAGCTAGTTGAGCACAAGGGACTTGACAAACTAGCTGTTAACCGATCAGGCGAAACAGCCTTTGACACTGCTGAGAAAAGTGGGCAATCAGAAACTGCATCTGTCTTAGCAGAATTGGGCGTTCTGTCTGCGAAATTATTGAAGCTAACCACGAAAAACACAGCCCGCGAACTCAAGCAAACAGTGAGTGACATAAAACATGAggtccatgatcaaatttataCCACCCGACAAACTCGAAAAAGTGTTCAGGGTATAGCCAAGCGGTTGAACAAAATGCACACAGAAGGTCTCAACAATGCAATCAACTCAACTACTGTGGTTGCTGTCCTTATAGCAACTGTTGCATTTGCTGCCATCTTTCAAGTCCCAGGCCAATTTGCCGATAAACCAGACCAGCTTGCTCCCGGACAATCAGCTGGACAGGCAAAAGTTGCTTCAAAACCTGAGTTTGTGATCTTCGTCATATTCGACTCGATTGCTCTTTTCATATCGCTAGCAGTTGTGGTTGTTCAAACTTCGGTCGTAGTTATAGAGCGAGAGGCGAAAGAAAAACTCATGTCGGTGATTAACAAGCTGATGTGGTTGGCTTGTGTGCTGATCTCAGTTGCATTCCTTGCACTGTCATTTGTAGTTGTGGGAAGCAATGAAAGATGGTTGGCTATTTGGATAAGTGTTATAGGTTCAGGAATCATGGCAACTACAATTGGAACTATGTTTTACTGGGTACTTGTTAGGAAAATTGAGGGCTCGAAATTACGTAGCTTTAGAAGATCGTTGAGTAGGTCTCCGTCCGGATCAATGCCAGCCATGGCAGAACCAGAGGTTTTGGAGAATGAATATAAGGTCTATGCAATTTGA
- the LOC136205317 gene encoding probable membrane-associated kinase regulator 3: MGMHKYSCSYSDEDYIDIELFSSPNFLCYSITSPSPTKDFEFQMCPFPLDKLPKTSPADELFYNGKLLPLHLPTRSKTLQNLLNHSLTPLKSYTLQNLSGFPTDNSVGNPDECFFQFSTEPLKKSNWSVKLKQSLLAQKLKASTAYFKSLFTKSGDEFSCSKATASTTVQPVSSAGEDHFGDLKYMKISKKSPFGEMGLRQRQHSSPSPSLSSSASSSCSSNSTFSFTTSNHLQLLKIKSSMSTKNSEVDNSIEGAIAYCKKSYEQLMCSSVVTCGDH, encoded by the coding sequence ATGGGTATGCACAAATATTCATGTAGCTATTCAGATGAAGATTACATTGATATTGAACTCTTTTCTTCTCCTAATTTCTTGTGTTACTCCATTACTTCTCCATCTCCAACCAAAGATTTTGAGTTCCAAATGTGTCCATTTCCACTTGATAAACTACCAAAAACTTCACCTGCCGACGAACTCTTTTACAATGGCAAACTCCtccctcttcatcttcctactCGTTCTAAAACCCTTCAAAATCTACTCAATCACTCTCTTACTCCTTTGAAATCTTACACCCTACAAAATCTTTCTGGATTTCCGACAGATAATTCCGTCGGAAACCCAGATGAATGTTTCTTTCAGTTCTCAACTGAGCCATTAAAGAAGTCTAATTGGAGTGTTAAGTTGAAGCAATCTTTACTGGCTCAAAAACTAAAAGCTTCAACTGCTTATTTCAAGTCTTTATTTACTAAGTCTGGAGATGAATTTTCCTGCTCTAAAGCAACTGCAAGCACTACTGTACAACCTGTTTCTTCGGCAGGGGAAGATCATTTCGGCGATTTGAAGTACATGAAGATATCAAAGAAAAGCCCATTTGGGGAAATGGGTCTACGCCAACGACAACATTCATCGCCATCGCCATCTTTGTCTTCATCTgcctcttcttcttgttcatctAATTCAACATTTTCGTTTACTACATCAAACCATTTGCAATTGCTAAAGATAAAGAGCAGTATGAGTACCAAGAATTCTGAGGTAGATAACTCAATTGAAGGAGCAATTGCCTACTGTAAAAAATCTTATGAGCAGTTAATGTGTTCATCAGTTGTCACTTGTGGAGATCATTAA